A single Brassica rapa cultivar Chiifu-401-42 chromosome A04, CAAS_Brap_v3.01, whole genome shotgun sequence DNA region contains:
- the LOC117133650 gene encoding uncharacterized protein LOC117133650: MYSRGTGKPTIVLEAVASYDLWIWHAFFGAPGTMNDLNILDRSPVFDDVINGIAPQVNYYVNGKEYHLAYYLADGIYPKWATFIQSIRLPQTEMQTKFATTQEAVRKDVERAFGVLQARFAVVKNPSKLWDKEKIGNIMKACIILHNMIVEDEKDANTLEEFEDEDLNFTVKRSNNTGCSIARRQEVRNPHTHQQLKQDLVEHIWAKFGHIPN; encoded by the coding sequence atgTATTCACGCGGAACCGGAAAACCAACTATTGTCTTGGAGGCTGTCGCTTCGTATGATCTCTGGATATGGCATGCATTCTTTGGAGCTCCAGGTACTATGAACGATCTTAATATTCTTGATCGATCGCCTGTTTTTGATGACGTTATTAACGGCATCGCGCCACAAGTCAACTATTATGTCAACGGAAAAGAGTACCATCTAGCATATTATCTAGCAGATGGTATATATCCTAAATGGGCAACTTTTATTCAATCTATTCGGCTACCTCAAACTGAAATGCAGACAAAGTTTGCTACAACCCAAGAAGCAGTTCGTAAAGATGTTGAGCGTGCCTTCGGAGTCTTGCAAGCAAGATTTGCCGTTGTCAAAAATCCTTCTAAGTTATGGGATAAAGAAAAAATTGGAAATATTATGAAAGCATGTATCATACTtcataatatgattgtcgaaGATGAAAAAGATGCAAACACTCTGGAAGAATTTGAAGATGAGGATTTAAACTTTACTGTTAAAAGATCAAACAATACCGGCTGTTCAATTGCTCGTCGGCAAGAAGTTCGGAATCCACATACCCATCAACAATTAAAACAAGATTTGGTTGAACATATATGGGCTAAATTTGGACATATTCCAAATTAA
- the LOC103872144 gene encoding uncharacterized protein LOC103872144 gives MAKSYTHSASMVVAEKISWYCAVFATMMLLMSCCHVEEEAGSTNTNVQKQHPSMMIARYSDRRPACDEIYEVKEGETLQTISEKCGDPYIVEGNPHIHDHDDVFPGLLIRITPSF, from the coding sequence ATGGCTAAGAGCTATACTCATTCTGCTTCCATGGTAGTAGCAGAGAAGATCTCGTGGTACTGCGCGGTGTTCGCCACCATGATGCTGTTAATGAGCTGCTGCCACGTAGAAGAGGAGGCCGGTTCCACAAATACCAACGTGCAGAAACAGCATCCATCGATGATGATCGCCAGGTATTCTGATCGGCGCCCAGCATGCGATGAGATATATGAAGTGAAAGAAGGAGAGACGTTGCAGACGATAAGTGAGAAATGTGGAGATCCATATATAGTTGAAGGGAATCCTCATATACATGACCATGATGATGTTTTCCCTGGTTTACTCATCAGAATCACTCCTTCTTTTTAA
- the LOC103872142 gene encoding protein LITTLE ZIPPER 3-like translates to MERLNSKLYVENCYIMKENEKLRKKAELLNQENQQLLVQLKQKLSKANKNPNGSNNDNNVSSSSSASGKS, encoded by the coding sequence ATGGAGAGGCTAAACTCGAAGCTGTATGTGGAGAACTGTTACATAATGAAAGAGAATGAGAAGCTAAGGAAGAAAGCTGAGCTTCTGAACCAAGAAAATCAACAGCTTCTGGTTCAACTCAAACAGAAACTCTCCAAGGCTAACAAGAACCCTAATGGATCAAACAATGACAACAATGtctcttcatcaagctctgcTTCTGGAAAATCCTGA